CTCGAGAGAAATTTATCGAAGAGCAATATGAACGATTTCATGACTACTTAATTCATGTTCAACTGGCAGATTTTAAAAAAGCATTTATTGAGCTAGATGACGATGAAGATAATGATAAACCTGATTTATATAAAGAAATCATTAAACGTTTCCATGTAGATAGGTTAACTTGGAAAGACTTATTTAATGATTTTGAAATGCATTTTTATCGTTATGTATTTCCTTATTACGATACTTTGTATACACTAGAAAAGCTATCGCAAAAAGGCTTTCAAATTGGTGTTATCGCAAATGGTAAATCTAAGATTAAACAATTTCGATTACATTCACTTGGTTTGATGCATGTTATTAATTATTTATCAACATCAGAAACAGTTGGTTTTCGTAAACCACATCCTAAAATTTTTGAAGATAT
The genomic region above belongs to Staphylococcus aureus and contains:
- a CDS encoding HAD family hydrolase, with product MDLNQIKAVVFDLEGTLLDRVKSREKFIEEQYERFHDYLIHVQLADFKKAFIELDDDEDNDKPDLYKEIIKRFHVDRLTWKDLFNDFEMHFYRYVFPYYDTLYTLEKLSQKGFQIGVIANGKSKIKQFRLHSLGLMHVINYLSTSETVGFRKPHPKIFEDMIDQLGVLPEQIMYVGDDALNDVAPARAMGMVSVWYKQEDAEIEPLEEEVDFTITTVEELLTILPIKNDNKGENYGSIY